TTTGAGATATCAGTGACTTTCAGCTACAGAGGAAGTGAATATAAACTTAGGTGTTAATCCTGTAAAGATGTATGCATACACATGATTTTTACACTCTGCACTGACTTACTGAAGTTAATGACTGTAAGTTCTTgaagcagtttttaaaattctttgtttTATATATGGTGACTCTGTGGACCAAAATGGCTTTTGTGGAAGTGATATTTGCCACTGATTTTCcaactaaaaatatatttttccaatACTAGCTGAATGAAAGGTCAATTAGGGGCAGTGTAGAGACATCCTATTAATTTATTTAGATTAACAATACTGTAAAGTCTgtcaattaaaattatttttgtgtattaATTACTGTTAATAGTATAAATTAATAGGATGCTAgatgaagtattttattttttcatgggAGTTTAATCCTGCATGGCTTAAAAACTTGAGGTGCAATATATCATGCCATGAATAAAGAAGTAAAAACAACgtatatttttttattgtctAGATAATATGCCACATGGGTGCTGATTTTCATATGTAATCTCTTCTGGGAATGGAAATTATTATCTGGAAATAATGTGAATGCAATTAGCAATTTGAGTCTGCTAAATTATTAAAGTCTACTTAACTATGATGAAtcaatttttttactttaatgaAAATTTCTAATGAGATCATAAACTGCATCTCTAAGGAGATCATAAACTATTTTACATTAGAGTCTCCAGACTAGGTTAGATTATCACCTTCTTCTCTTTAGTTTTCAAAACATTCTAAGTTTTTAGCAATATATTGAAGCAAGTCATAGGAACACATGCCTAGTAAAAAATGCCCTATATACATCTTTTATCTTGAGTAAACTCCCCTTggttattaattttaaaaggttaCAATACTTAAGACCATGTAAGTTGTTTTTTATGTTGTTTATGAATCATCTAAGTCTACAACTACATTATATAACACTACCTAATTTTCACACACAGAATATTTGCAAACCTAAGCAAAGATTTTCTGATGTTGTCTTGACTTTGAAGATTGGTCTGTTTAGTGCCAATTCTGTCTTTCCAGGAAGTCAGTAGTAGAGAAAGTCACTGTAAAAATGTCCATTGATTTTAACTAAGTAATTTTATCAAGGTGGAGAACCTTGCCAAATTCATATGAAGCAAATGATAGcaacttgcctttttttttaaggtggaGGGGTGCAGGTGCATATAAAAGCATTTAGCTGCCTGATTAAGCCTGCAAAACTGGAATGCCTTTAGCAAACAAGGTGCCAGCTTCACCAGTGTATTACTCCAGTTTTACACAGTGCTCAATTTCCTGACAGCAACTGGAGTAGTGCAGTGGCAAAACAGCACCTCAGCTCCACAGGCTCATTGCAGATATCCAAGAACAGCTTGTATTTACTGCTGTGAGCAAGcacctgtgcagcagcagcagcagcagcagcatgtcATTTGGTACATGCAGGTAATTGGCATTACAGACTGGAACAACACTAGAGTCTGCCTAGTTAGCCAGGTAAACACTAATCTCTCAGACAAAACCTTGCAGTCATGGTCCAGCTTCTCCCCATCTTGGAACCTCCTGCTTCATTTGGTGGATCTGCTTCTGGAGTTCATCTCTGTCCAGCTTCATTTTTGCTTCTAGAACTTGCCGTAGAGACCCAATGCTCTCGTAGATAGCTGCAAACCCTATTGCAGGTGAGAATGGCATTAGTTCATCATGAGGAGAAAGTATCACATCACTGCTAGCAGAATGCACTTCCATAATGCTCTGCTTTGCACTAGGAACTCAGCAAAAGTTCTGAAGGACATGGGGTGTAACTGTGTGCTGAAGGCAGAAATGCCCTGATGGCAGCCCAGCTATGGCTGTGCCTGCTTTGGGGAGGGCACTTCTAAGCTGGGTGTCACCCCTTATTGCTCTGCTTTTCACACTTAGTGAAAATCCCTCTTAATGTCACAGGTTACATCTGCCCCAAAAGTATTTAAGCTACTTCGATACAATCCAAGACATTTTGCATATTAGTATGAGTGGATCACTGTCACCACTATTCAGAAAAAAGAACTGGATAAATATGGTCCTACCAGCATTGACTTcagctttcatttcttttataTCTTCATTTATCTCATTTTGAAGTTTGACAATGCGaatatttatcttttcttcAGTCTGTTTTGCTTCGTGTGCCTCCATGGTTATCTTCTGCATTTCTTCTATTCTCTCAATTTTCTCTGCCATTTGGTTGAATTTCATCTCAATACCTCTCTCACTCATTTCCTAGAGCcaggaaacagaattttaattatttactgTGCATGTGGAATAATGGTggcctttttaaaatatgaaatagaTACTGATTTATCATCTTTTATCTGGAATTCAAAATGTAAGGCATTACAATTTTCATAAAATCATTTCAAATTACTTGATTAGTGTAGGTTAAAATACTGATCTCTTTAGTAGTGATCAGATTAATTTAAAGATTCTCAAGCTGTAGGTATTACACTTGATATTGATGAAGAGACTTTGGCATATTCTGAGGCTATCTGAAAATCTCACTCAAATAATATCTCAATTATATCATCTTAGTTATTAATAATGCTTTTGAATGCTTCCTGAAAAGTATTACAGGACATTTGAATGAAACTTACAGTGCTTTCCTTAAAAGTCAGTGAGAGTTGGTCGATTTTTTGCACAAGTTCTTTTTCAGTCCTTCCATGTTCCTGTTCCAACCAGCTCCGTGCAGACAAAATCTGATTGCTGAGCTCCTCAACAGCATCTTTCAATCTAGGAGCACAACAGAAATTAGCAGATACAAAGAACTGGTCATTGAACAGTGAATTTTGAAGGTGTTCATAAAAACACAAAATGGCAATTTAATACATTCTTCATATTAATATTCACCAGATTAAGGTGGTCCTTTGAATTTTGAGGCTATTAAACTGGATGTGGTAACATTGGTTTAGGAAATAAAGGTAAAAGTTCACAGCAAATTTATATGAAACACATTACAAAATTTGAACCACAGTAGATGAAAATTCTTTGTGACATTGAAAACAGAATCTGGTTATCCATTCAGATTATAAACTTTATGTCCATATGTATCAAATCAGAGCAAAGATTTGCTATCACTTCTTCTGGTGATAGTGCTGGTTCCTGTAGCTCCACTTACATTGCCTATACTTTACTCCAACCAATAGTGCCAGTGAAACTGTTTCTTTCCTCCAGTGAATATGTGAAACCTGCATTGCATGAGGATGGTGATAAGCAGTAAGaaatgaggatggggatggttTATACCAGGACAGCTACTGAGTGAAATGCCTGGAAAGGAGTTAACATCTGAATTGAATATAATGACCCCATGTAATATCTGTTAGTACAGAGTATCTACTCACTAATCATTTAGGTATTTCAGTTATATTCATGTTTGAAGCCAGTTTAAAGCAACAGCACTCTGTGAGTGCTGTGACTTGCTTCCTGCTTGCTTCAGTTGaactttttcccctgctctggACAGCCACCTCCAGCATTCAGTGCTTCAGACAGTTGTTACAGAAAGGCACCAGGCCACTCTGACAAAAACCCTTAGTTGTGTCCTTTAATATAAATCCTGCCTGATAACTAGGAACTTAATCAACTTTTCAGAATTGCCTGACCACATTAGGGGCAGAATTCTTGGTGAAAGCAAGTCCCTCTTGACCTCTTGACAGTCAGCTTTTGTAGTATCTGTGGAGCAAACACACATATTCATAGAGGTTCCTGCTTTTATAGGCCTGAAGATTATACCAGTCAGACTGGCAAAACTGAGGCCAGACTGGGAAAATGGAGGCCCTACTCCCAAGGTGCATGGCAGCAGCAAGGCTTCCCAGGCACTCACTTTGTGTCCAGAACTTGCAGCTGTTGGTTGCTCTCTTTGTAGGCAATCTTCAGCTTTGCTTCTTGTTGCATTATCGATTGCTCTACTCTACTCAGCAGATGAGAAATCTGAAATAAGATTCAGAATTTTCAACAGCATTTCATCACAGTTTCATTTGGGACATTTTCATAACAGTAGAGATCTAACAGAGAGCTCACTTTTGctaacatttcaaaaattattgaTTTGGGGTATTTTGCTTTATAATGAAAATATACTGTCTCTCAATATGAAAGTATCAGCATTTTGAAAACAGTAAATTTTTTTGCCTTAAATAATGTGAATAGTTTAATCCTGAAAATCTCTGCCTGGCCCCCCTTTAGACAGCTGAATTTGCATGATCCATACATCTCCAAGTTGCCACATAATCAGAATAAAAAGGTATCCAAGCACTCCACCAATACTGAGGGATGTGCTCCATCACTTTGTGTGTAAGGGCCACTGCAGTGAGAGAAGTGCTGGGTTTAACTCGAGAGAAGTCATCACTACAAGAGAATATTTGCTCTAAAACAACCATCCCTCTTTCTCAAAGTATAGTGCTCTGGTTCCCTACAAGATGCATGACAACATGCTCCTGGCATGCTAATATACTGCACTGAGGCTTCTGAGAAAGGCAAAGTGcattttagccttttttttaCCCACTGCAAAAGGAAGATGTAAAATACTTTTGTTGTCTGAGAAAAATGGGAAGGCTTTGAGATGTGACATTAAGGAAAAGGATTCTTCATATCTCCAAGTCTCTGCTTGTATCTAGTGCTCACTTCCATTCTCAAACCCAATGGAAGAGAAATCTGAGAGACAGATTAATGAATTCACAGAACCCAAGCCAGTTGTGTTTTGCAAACCTTCAAAAATTGTGTTCAAATACATTTAGGATCATCCTGGAAAGGCCAAAACATACAGCAAAAGCCACAGAGGCTTGCATTGTTGTAGTTTTGTTGAGCATGTGCATTCACATACTAATCCTTCTACACAGATGCTGCAGGAAGCAATGAAGGACCTTTTCCAGCTAGAGCAGTACAGTAATGCACCTAGGTACAATGTTCAATGGAATGAGGACTGTGAGCTGATATACCTCTCCATTTGGAAATCTGTGAGCTCCCAGGATAATAATTAACAGTAATGGAGTCTGTGTGAATTAGACTAGAACTCTTACCTATACAGGGATTTCCTTGGTCTAAGTACCATACCTGTATTTCTGCCTCTTTGATTTTAGATTCTAAGATCAGCTTGGAGGTGTGTTGGTCTTTACTTAGGCTCTGAAGTCTTTCATATGTAATTTTATGCTCTGCAGACAGCCTGGCTAACCCAGCATCACACCTGTTTGAATAGATAAAAAAACAAAGCACCAGCCAAATAGAAGATAAGGTCCAGGCTTTTAAAATTACCCATTTCATACTGGCCATTTCTGTGGAGTTCCTGGCTGGCTAGGGAAGCAATGTCTTTGGGACTGTAAAAGGGTAATACATCTCCTAGGGTTCAGAGAAGTGCTCCCAAATAGGTCTGAAGGTCAAATAGTCTGATAAACAAATTCCATTGTTCTTGGCACTGGCATGATGTGGGTGGGCTGTGCTATCACTCAGGGAAATCACCTCAGAAATGCAAAGATGCAGAATTTCATTTCCATGTGTTTTTGTAATGCTCTAGAAGATATCTGataaagtgtgtgtgtgtgtccctaCATGATTACTAGCCTAAATAACTGAGGACCATTTCTTCATTATTGtagctttgcatttttatttgtgAAATAGTAGTACACAGCTAGTATGTAGTTAACAATGTGGGGCAAATTTTATCATTCTTAGTCTTTATTTAGGTGAATAAATAAATTGTCATTGAAAGCAATGGCAATTTTGTCTCAGAAAAGGCTGTAAAATGAAGTCCTGAAACATAATGACTATTGTTTCCTTTTGTCACATTGAAACACTTCTTGATGCTGTAGCATTTTCAGGATAATTATGCCATAGAACATGTGTGTTTTCtaccagatttttaaaataatttgatcaGGTGGAGTTCATCTACAGTAATGCAGTAAGGGCATTAACTGAGCTGTAAAAATAAGAGTACTGTGATTTCAGGAGTAAGACCTCTGTGAAATATgactcatatatatatatatattattttttgctAAGGGAAATATGTAATCATCAGTGTTACCAAATTTGATATAGGAAACTGATGAGGAACAGACAGCAGTTACAATTTGAGGGAGAAAAAGGCAGTAAAATAGAAAAAGCTGAGGCATGTTAAGTCATTATCTAAACCAATGACATACTTTGTCATCTTTTTAGTCATATTTCAGTTTGAAAGCTTTCATTTCAACATGCATTTTCATCACCTCAATTTCAGGAATTGCCATTATCATTAAACATGAAGGGAAAGTCACAGCTAAGATGACAAAAGGAGCATCTGCTTATTATTATGGTATAGTTTCAATATGAAAATAATCAGTAAAGTAAAGTAGCACATAGGCATTATAAAACttgaggaaattaatttctagTGTA
The Melospiza georgiana isolate bMelGeo1 chromosome 13, bMelGeo1.pri, whole genome shotgun sequence genome window above contains:
- the FAM81A gene encoding protein FAM81A produces the protein MAHRSPIFPTLAPSERRVRNIPLHSQALTAVPLASASLVDQLEDRILSHEKTTAALVEHAFRIKEDIVSTLHRMQNKGGGDRLARQLLEEHIRNITAIVRQLNRDIEMLQEQIRVRDNLSYGTNSTLKSLEMRQLSGLGDLRGRVARCDAGLARLSAEHKITYERLQSLSKDQHTSKLILESKIKEAEIQISHLLSRVEQSIMQQEAKLKIAYKESNQQLQVLDTKLKDAVEELSNQILSARSWLEQEHGRTEKELVQKIDQLSLTFKESTEMSERGIEMKFNQMAEKIERIEEMQKITMEAHEAKQTEEKINIRIVKLQNEINEDIKEMKAEVNAGFAAIYESIGSLRQVLEAKMKLDRDELQKQIHQMKQEVPRWGEAGP